From a single Girardinichthys multiradiatus isolate DD_20200921_A chromosome 17, DD_fGirMul_XY1, whole genome shotgun sequence genomic region:
- the lrtm2a gene encoding leucine-rich repeat and transmembrane domain-containing protein 2 isoform X2 — translation MRWKATDVCVMPPYIHPPGGTGLSPTSATIYLTRHVFCVLSLFAMLVLPASSCPPSCLCVSDSLVVDCGERGLSSLPPMHLLPSGSHSLLLANNKLASLGASSFANLSSMEGLGSLHSLDLSLNGLSTIPIGLMDELQHLRWLSLAGNRLHALERAAFEPLANLQHLELGQNPWECDCNLRDFKHWMEWLLYRGGKVDALECTLPKDLRGRDIRGVPVEMFNYCLQLEDENRGGGGGEGARSGQGGSPPCSKSALSSSGATPVSDNSGSTGVDSSASTGGGGGGEASSDCVRARYRPVSVRRAIGTVVIAGVVCGIVCIMMVAAAAYGCIYASLMAKYQRELKKRQPLMGDGEADGEDREDKQISSVA, via the exons TCTTCTGTGTCCTGAGTCTCTTCGCCATGTTGGTCTTGCCAGCCTCCTCATGCCCTCCTTCCTGCCTCTGCGTCTCAGACAGCCTTGTTGTGGATTGTGGGGAACGTGGACTCTCCTCCTTGCCTCCTATGCACCTTCTGCCTTCAGGAAGCCACTCCTTACTGCTAGCCAACAATAAGCTCGCCTCACTGGGAGCCTCATCATTTGCTAACCTCTCCTCTATGGAG GGTTTGGGCAGTCTTCACAGTCTGGACTTGTCATTAAATGGTCTGTCCACTATTCCCATAGGCTTAATGGATGAGCTGCAGCATCTCAG GTGGCTCTCGCTGGCAGGTAACAGACTTCACGCTTTGGAGAGGGCAGCGTTTGAGCCACTGGCCAACCTACAACACCTAGAACTGGGACAGAACCCCTGGGAATGTGACTGCAACCTCCGTGATTTTAAACACTGGATGGAGTGGCTGCTGTACCGAG GGGGTAAGGTGGATGCACTGGAGTGCACACTACCGAAGGACCTGCGTGGGAGGGACATACGCGGCGTTCCGGTAGAGATGTTCAACTACTGCCTCCAACTTGAAGATGagaacagaggaggaggaggtggtgagGGTGCTCGTTCTGGACAAGGAGGCAGTCCTCCATGCAGCAAGAGTGCTCTTAGCTCAAGTGGGGCAACGCCAGTTTCTGACAACAGCGGCAGCACTGGTGTTGACTCCTCTGCATCCACAGGAGGTGGTGGAGGCGGGGAGGCCTCATCGGATTGTGTCCGTGCCCGCTACAGACCTGTGAGTGTGCGCCGCGCCATCGGCACAGTGGTAATTGCTGGCGTGGTGTGCGGTATTGTTTGCATCATGATGGTGGCCGCTGCTGCTTATGGCTGCATCTACGCTTCTCTGATGGCCAAGTATCAGCGAGAGTTGAAGAAGAGGCAGCCGCTAATGGGGGATGGAGAGGCTGATGGGGAGGACAGGGAAGACAAACAAATCTCCTCTGTGGCCTAA
- the lrtm2a gene encoding leucine-rich repeat and transmembrane domain-containing protein 2 isoform X1, translating to MRWKATDVCVMPPYIHPPGGTGLSPTSATIYLTRHVFCVLSLFAMLVLPASSCPPSCLCVSDSLVVDCGERGLSSLPPMHLLPSGSHSLLLANNKLASLGASSFANLSSMEKLDLSNNYLDNLPAGLFRDMSNLTRLTLHNNSLTVMDRDLFQGLGSLHSLDLSLNGLSTIPIGLMDELQHLRWLSLAGNRLHALERAAFEPLANLQHLELGQNPWECDCNLRDFKHWMEWLLYRGGKVDALECTLPKDLRGRDIRGVPVEMFNYCLQLEDENRGGGGGEGARSGQGGSPPCSKSALSSSGATPVSDNSGSTGVDSSASTGGGGGGEASSDCVRARYRPVSVRRAIGTVVIAGVVCGIVCIMMVAAAAYGCIYASLMAKYQRELKKRQPLMGDGEADGEDREDKQISSVA from the exons TCTTCTGTGTCCTGAGTCTCTTCGCCATGTTGGTCTTGCCAGCCTCCTCATGCCCTCCTTCCTGCCTCTGCGTCTCAGACAGCCTTGTTGTGGATTGTGGGGAACGTGGACTCTCCTCCTTGCCTCCTATGCACCTTCTGCCTTCAGGAAGCCACTCCTTACTGCTAGCCAACAATAAGCTCGCCTCACTGGGAGCCTCATCATTTGCTAACCTCTCCTCTATGGAG AAGCTGGACCTTTCCAATAACTACCTGGATAATTTACCAGCCGGATTGTTTAGAGACATGTCCAACTTGACAAGACTGACTCTGCACAACAACTCACTAACAGTAATGGACAGAGACCTCTTCCAG GGTTTGGGCAGTCTTCACAGTCTGGACTTGTCATTAAATGGTCTGTCCACTATTCCCATAGGCTTAATGGATGAGCTGCAGCATCTCAG GTGGCTCTCGCTGGCAGGTAACAGACTTCACGCTTTGGAGAGGGCAGCGTTTGAGCCACTGGCCAACCTACAACACCTAGAACTGGGACAGAACCCCTGGGAATGTGACTGCAACCTCCGTGATTTTAAACACTGGATGGAGTGGCTGCTGTACCGAG GGGGTAAGGTGGATGCACTGGAGTGCACACTACCGAAGGACCTGCGTGGGAGGGACATACGCGGCGTTCCGGTAGAGATGTTCAACTACTGCCTCCAACTTGAAGATGagaacagaggaggaggaggtggtgagGGTGCTCGTTCTGGACAAGGAGGCAGTCCTCCATGCAGCAAGAGTGCTCTTAGCTCAAGTGGGGCAACGCCAGTTTCTGACAACAGCGGCAGCACTGGTGTTGACTCCTCTGCATCCACAGGAGGTGGTGGAGGCGGGGAGGCCTCATCGGATTGTGTCCGTGCCCGCTACAGACCTGTGAGTGTGCGCCGCGCCATCGGCACAGTGGTAATTGCTGGCGTGGTGTGCGGTATTGTTTGCATCATGATGGTGGCCGCTGCTGCTTATGGCTGCATCTACGCTTCTCTGATGGCCAAGTATCAGCGAGAGTTGAAGAAGAGGCAGCCGCTAATGGGGGATGGAGAGGCTGATGGGGAGGACAGGGAAGACAAACAAATCTCCTCTGTGGCCTAA